A DNA window from Ovis aries strain OAR_USU_Benz2616 breed Rambouillet chromosome 7, ARS-UI_Ramb_v3.0, whole genome shotgun sequence contains the following coding sequences:
- the F2RL1 gene encoding proteinase-activated receptor 2, which yields MRSPSAAWLLGGVLLLAASASCNRTVAGDRRLSKGRSLIGNVDKSPVVTGRGVTVKPGFSVDEFSTSVLTGKLTTVFLPLVYTIVFVVGLPSNGMALWVFLFRTKKKHPAVIYMANLALADLLSVTWFPLKIAYHIHGNNWIYGESLCKVLIGFFYGNMYCSILFMTCLSVQRYWVIVNPMVHPKKQANIAIGVSLGIWLLILLLTIPLYAVKQTSYIPALNITTCHDVLPEEVLVGDMFNYFLSLAIGVFLFPAFLTASAYVLMIRTLQSSAMDESSGKKRRRAIKLIVTVLAMYLICFTPSNLLLVVHYFLIKTWGQSHVYALYIVALCLSTLNSCIDPFVYYFVSQDFRDHAKNALLCRSVRTVKRMQVSLSSKKFSGKSSSYSSSSTSVKGSY from the coding sequence gagacaggagactgTCTAAAGGAAGAAGCCTCATTGGTAACGTGGATAAGTCACCTGTGGTCACTGGCAGAGGCGTGACAGTGAAACCAGGCTTTTCCGTGGATGAGTTTTCTACCTCCGTCCTCACTGGAAAGCTGACCACTGTCTTTCTTCCACTTGTCTACACGATCGTATTCGTGGTTGGTTTGCCAAGCAATGGCATGGCCCTGTGGGTCTTTCTTTTCCGAACAAAGAAGAAGCACCCCGCTGTGATTTACATGGCCAACCTGGCCTTGGCCGACCTCCTCTCGGTTACGTGGTTCCCTTTGAAGATCGCGTATCACATCCACGGCAACAACTGGATTTACGGGGAGTCTCTTTGCAAGGTGCTCATTGGCTTTTTCTACGGCAACATGTACTGCTCCATCCTCTTCATGACCTGCCTCAGCGTGCAGAGATACTGGGTCATCGTGAACCCCATGGTGCACCCCAAGAAGCAGGCAAACATTGCCATCGGCGTCTCCCTGGGAATATGGCTGCTCATTCTGCTGCTTACCATCCCCTTGTACGCCGTAAAGCAGACCTCCTACATCCCGGCCCTTAACATCACGACCTGTCACGACGTTTTGCCGGAGGAGGTGCTGGTGGGAGACATGTTCAACTACTTCCTGTCTCTGGCCATTGGAGTCTTTCTGTTCCCAGCCTTCCTCACCGCCTCGGCCTACGTGCTCATGATCCGGACCCTCCAGTCTTCTGCCATGGATGAGAGCTCAGGAAAGAAGAGGCGGAGGGCCATCAAGCTCATTGTCACCGTCCTGGCCATGTACCTGATCTGCTTCACGCCCAGTAACCTTCTGCTCGTGGTGCACTACTTCCTGATTAAGACCTGGGGCCAGAGTCACGTCTACGCCCTGTACATCGTGGCCCTCTGCCTCTCCACCCTCAACAGCTGCATCGACCCCTTTGTCTATTACTTCGTTTCACAGGACTTCCGGGATCACGCCAAGAACGCTCTTCTCTGCCGGAGCGTCCGTACTGTAAAGCGGATGCAGGTGTCCCTCTCCTCAAAGAAATTCTCGGGGAAATCCAGCTCTTACTCTTCAAGTTCGACCAGTGTCAAAGGCTCCTACTGA